A single region of the Pseudomonas sp. B21-023 genome encodes:
- a CDS encoding HPP family protein, protein MSASRPESRLQRLLPAPLNIPPREWLRAGLGALLGLFLAGYLCSLAYGPSIALHLLGPLAASAVLVFAVHSGPLAQPWPVLGSYALAAAVGLAMRHAYGDGLWVAAAALGIAILAMCLLRCLHPPGGGVAASAVLADPGLVAMGDHLLEPVLLNALILVGVAVLYNRLTGVRYPKGATPRRDLHHTHDALPGDRVGICAADLDQALEEIGEFVDVTRDELERIILATEQHALHRSLGGITASSVMSRDVQWATPRTTLEQAWKLLSGHHLKTLPVLEEGRLVGIVSLSDLVGPAMARGRFSWRGLFRRKVVRLEQVMSRRVVSVGSQHPLERLLPLLSEQGLHCLPVLDDEKLVGVITQTDLIAGLKRHLLTAAAQGSDHRVPAL, encoded by the coding sequence ATGTCTGCCTCGCGTCCCGAATCCCGCCTGCAGCGCCTGCTGCCGGCGCCCCTGAACATCCCTCCCCGAGAATGGTTGCGAGCAGGCCTAGGCGCGCTGCTTGGACTGTTTCTTGCGGGTTACCTGTGCAGCCTGGCCTATGGGCCATCGATCGCCCTGCATTTGCTGGGGCCGCTGGCAGCCTCGGCGGTGCTGGTGTTCGCCGTGCACTCGGGCCCGTTGGCCCAGCCCTGGCCCGTACTGGGCAGTTATGCGTTGGCGGCTGCCGTGGGCCTGGCCATGCGTCACGCATACGGCGATGGGTTGTGGGTCGCGGCCGCGGCGTTGGGCATCGCCATCCTGGCGATGTGCCTGCTGCGCTGCCTGCACCCGCCCGGTGGCGGCGTGGCGGCCAGCGCCGTGCTGGCCGACCCAGGGTTGGTGGCCATGGGTGACCACCTGCTCGAGCCGGTATTGCTCAATGCGCTGATCCTGGTCGGCGTGGCCGTGCTCTACAACCGCCTGACCGGCGTGCGCTACCCCAAGGGCGCGACCCCGCGCCGCGACCTGCACCACACCCACGACGCGCTGCCGGGCGATCGGGTCGGCATCTGCGCCGCAGACCTGGACCAGGCCCTGGAGGAGATCGGCGAGTTCGTCGATGTCACCCGTGACGAGCTGGAGCGGATCATCCTGGCCACCGAGCAACACGCCCTGCACCGTAGCCTGGGCGGTATCACCGCCAGCTCGGTGATGTCCCGCGACGTGCAGTGGGCAACGCCGCGCACCACCCTCGAACAGGCCTGGAAGCTGCTGTCCGGCCATCACCTCAAGACCCTGCCGGTACTGGAAGAGGGGCGCTTGGTGGGGATCGTCAGCCTCAGCGACCTGGTCGGCCCGGCCATGGCGCGTGGGCGTTTCAGCTGGCGTGGCCTGTTCCGGCGCAAGGTGGTGCGCTTGGAACAGGTGATGAGCCGTCGGGTGGTCAGCGTCGGCAGCCAGCATCCGCTGGAGCGCCTGTTGCCGTTACTCAGTGAGCAGGGGCTGCACTGCCTGCCGGTGCTCGACGATGAAAAGCTGGTGGGGGTGATCACCCAGACCGACCTGATCGCCGGCCTCAAGCGGCACCTGCTCACTGCCGCGGCGCAGGGCTCAGATCACCGGGTCCCAGCGCTGTGA